From Fusarium oxysporum f. sp. lycopersici 4287 chromosome 13, whole genome shotgun sequence, one genomic window encodes:
- a CDS encoding 2-dehydropantoate 2-reductase, whose amino-acid sequence MAIFTIGGLLKVSSACLDAIPNRYDAQGRPFDYIVCCTKNIPDIIPTLCDIIAPAVTPGHTAIVLIQNGLNIERPFIHRFPNNVIISGISRIDAHEVAPGVIEQKQNDLLHIGAFNNPSLHLKVQEAAAKRFVEIYSMGGKTTCLYQPDVDFDRWSKLVYNASFNPICALARLNTGELQRTGRVVDTLVIPAMKEVLAVAEKAGHALPESIINDTIRSNPINDNITPSMQIDLEKGNFIEHENIIGEVVREGHERGVATPVLSTLYELCCAVQWKLKGKRNGK is encoded by the exons ATGGCGATATTCACAATTGGCGGCCTACTGAAAGTAAGTTCAGCCT GCTTGGATGCTATTCCGAACAGATACGATGCGCAGGGCCGGCCATTCGACTATATCGTTTGCTGCACCAAGAATATTCCAGACATTATCCCTACGTTATGCGACATCATTGCACCTGCAGTCACTCCCGGCCATACGGCCATCGTCTTGATACAAAATGGTCTGAATATCGAAAGACCGTTTATCCATCGATTTCCGAACAATGTTATCATATCTGGTATCAGCAGAATCGACGCCCACGAAGTCGCACCTGGTGTCATCGAGCAGAAACAGAACGACCTTCTACACATCGGAGCTTTCAATAACCCGTCCTTGCATCTGAAGGTACAAGAGGCGGCGGCGAAGCGCTTCGTAGAAATCTACAGCATGGGAGGCAAAACGACATGTCTGTACCAACCAGACGTCGATTTTGACCGCTGGAGCAAGTTGGTGTACAATGCTTCCTTCAACCCGATTTGCGCGTTGGCTCGCCTGAACACTGGCGAGCTGCAGAGAACAGGCAGAGTTGTGGACACTCTTGTAATCCCCGCGATGAAAGAAGTTCTGGCTGTAGCGGAAAAGGCAGGACACGCGCTTCCGGAAAGCATTATAAATGATACAATCAGGAGCAACCCGATAAACGATAATATTACCCCGAGTATGCAAATAGATCTGGAAAAG GGTAATTTTATCGAACATGAGAATATCATCGGGGAGGTGGTCCGAGAAGGTCACGAGAGAGGAGTAGCTACACCGGTATTATCAACTTTGTACGAACTATGCTGTGCAGTGCAGTGGAAGCTCAAGGGAAAGAGAAACGGTAAATAG